GCGACGAGCATACATTCTGTGCACCACACTACAGTTGGGGCTACCAGAGATATGTCCAGAAATCGACGCTTAGAGCTCTGTCGGACGCCAACAACGGCCGTTTCACGATAAGATGCGTTCTCCAGGTCATACATGAAACTCGGACGGTGCGCAACAGGAGACCTGTAGAGGTGCCGCCGCCAAGCCTGATGGAGAGCCTCGAGCACATGCTCAAGGATGGAGAAGGTGCAGATGTGACGTTCAGTGTGCACGACCAGCTGTTCAGAGCCCATAGATGCGTGTTGGCTGCACGTTCTCTGGTTTTCAAAGCGGAGCTCTTTGGACCAATGAAGGAAAGCAAGACAGGGCACATCAAGGTCGATGACATGGAGCCCCAGGTCTTTGAGGCGCTTCTTCACTTCATGTACACGGATGCTATGccagatgacgatgaagacgaAGGGAAAATTGTAAGGCTACAACACTTGCTAGTTGCCGCGGACAGGTACGGAGTAGACAGGTTAAAGATCATGTGTGAAGACAAGCTGCATGAGGGCATCGACGTCGATACGGTTGCCACCACGTTGCTTCTGGCAGAGCAGCATCACTGCGAGGATCTTAAGGAAGCTTGCATTCAGTTTATTAGTTCACCACGGGACAAACTATCTGCTGTCATGGCAACTGATGGATTCAAGCAGCTCGTAGTTACTTGTCCTTTGCTCATGGAGGATATACTGAAAGGGGTGTCCTGCACCTAGAATGTGAGGTGATGACCATGTTAGATTTTAGTCATCTTCTTTTTACCACACTTTTTACGTTGCCATGATAATTATTGGATTTTCTACTTATAAGCTACTCGATTTCACATTTTAGGAATATTGCATACGATGCCTTACAAAATTTGTTTTTTCGAGAAAAAGATAGGATTGTAGTCATGGATGAATTGTGTTGCTCGCTCGTTCTATCTTTGCCTGCGAATAGCAAACACGGTTCTAGAAATCAAACCTTCCTTCATTGTTCCACTGATGAACTAAGCCGACTCTAGGTAAATGTGTAGCGATCCCTGAAATGATGAAAAAGTATATAATTGTTCTTGAAGAAAAATACTATAAAACTTGTCACGATAATGGTAGATTAGCGACACGGACTATCGTAGGGTAAGGCATcaaagtgcccccccccccctcctgacAGGAAAAACAACTGGTGGGACAATAATGTAGAGTAAGCCGACACGatgatacactagtagaaaacagggcttaggtcacagggcagtttttaaattagccccggttcagtcacgaaccgggactaatgtgagcattggtcccggttcgtgcagccaggggcctgccgggcctcgtgggggcattggtcccgattcgtccggaccctttggtcccggttggtggtacaaaccgggaccaatgggccacgctcctggctcaccaccctttagtcccggttcataccacaaaccgggactaaagggctggtcctagttgcggccagtgtttagtcccacctcgccaaccgaagggcgctcacaccagtttataagcttGTCCATccatgccttgttgagcttctcttaaagtgaaaatagatgcccttatacagggaatttcacctaaattcacagtaaattgaaatttactgtgaatttaggtttaattttctctataagcgcattatgttcatttttttatatttataaaataaataaaccttaataaaataaataaaactaaataaaccttaataaaataaaataaaataaactatagtaactacaataaataaaccttaataaattaagtaaaaatagcagcagtaaaataaataaaaataaaataattaaa
This region of Triticum aestivum cultivar Chinese Spring chromosome 2D, IWGSC CS RefSeq v2.1, whole genome shotgun sequence genomic DNA includes:
- the LOC123050099 gene encoding BTB/POZ and MATH domain-containing protein 2-like, which encodes MGNVNSGLFLHGECQSETSSTCSTESAMSAHNFVVRDYPLLEGIGAGEFVSSSTFNVGGYTWTIKFYPDGEQKDKSSDMASCYLYCTSQANNVRTRFSLDVVEKLDGQVQVTTSDCDEHTFCAPHYSWGYQRYVQKSTLRALSDANNGRFTIRCVLQVIHETRTVRNRRPVEVPPPSLMESLEHMLKDGEGADVTFSVHDQLFRAHRCVLAARSLVFKAELFGPMKESKTGHIKVDDMEPQVFEALLHFMYTDAMPDDDEDEGKIVRLQHLLVAADRYGVDRLKIMCEDKLHEGIDVDTVATTLLLAEQHHCEDLKEACIQFISSPRDKLSAVMATDGFKQLVVTCPLLMEDILKGVSCT